The Thermus caldifontis genome includes a region encoding these proteins:
- a CDS encoding NUDIX hydrolase, with protein MPKPLKRAVALAAWSDKGLLLVKRPEEDLEFGGAWGLPAVSLEEREGVEEGALRVGREKLGTEVKVLRPVAFGVEERAAYTLELWVVEARLLSEPLLPEPQPGKTYYRAYRFGHPQELREASQSGSLCSRLYLAVKGLCP; from the coding sequence ATGCCTAAGCCCCTTAAGCGCGCCGTGGCCCTGGCCGCCTGGTCCGACAAGGGCCTCCTCCTGGTGAAGCGCCCCGAGGAGGACCTCGAGTTCGGCGGGGCCTGGGGCCTTCCCGCCGTGAGCCTGGAGGAAAGGGAGGGCGTGGAGGAAGGGGCCCTAAGGGTAGGCCGGGAAAAACTGGGAACCGAGGTGAAGGTCCTGAGGCCCGTGGCCTTCGGGGTGGAGGAGCGCGCCGCGTACACCCTGGAGCTTTGGGTGGTGGAGGCTAGGCTCCTTTCCGAACCCCTCCTGCCCGAGCCCCAGCCCGGGAAAACCTACTACCGGGCCTACCGCTTTGGCCATCCCCAGGAGCTCAGGGAAGCGTCCCAAAGCGGCTCCTTGTGTAGCCGCCTCTACCTGGCGGTGAAAGGCCTATGCCCGTAG
- a CDS encoding amidase, protein MDLLTAKALLERGETTPLALLEEALERARAFQDRNALAHLDEEGAKEEAHRLTEELRQGKVRGPLHGIPLTVKDLFPVKGMPTHAGTRAPLPPLPEEAQAVRRLREAGALLFAKTNMHEVALGITGENPWTGPVRNALDPSRQAGGSSSGSAVAVALGIGLASLGSDTGGSIRIPAAFNGVVGFKPSYGRVSLEGALPLSRSTDHAGPIAKTVRDAHFLTEILAGESILLEGPQNPTFGVPLDFLEGRLGVGVRRAFQSLLQDLPSLRAEVKEVSLPLPGVYEVYTRLVRYEAARIHEKALKEHPEGFSPQVREALLAGLALTEKDYRDAVAEREVLRLQLVKALRGVDALILPTQPLPAPPLGTEEVELESGRKGHREAFITLTLPFSLLGVPTLTLPFARVEGMPVGLQVVGPYAEDGRVLAIGGWLEARLK, encoded by the coding sequence ATGGACCTCTTGACGGCTAAAGCCCTTCTGGAAAGGGGCGAAACCACCCCTCTGGCCCTTTTGGAAGAGGCCCTGGAAAGGGCCCGGGCCTTCCAGGACCGGAACGCCTTGGCCCACCTGGACGAGGAAGGGGCCAAGGAGGAAGCCCATAGGCTTACCGAGGAGCTGAGGCAGGGAAAAGTCCGGGGACCCTTGCATGGCATCCCCCTCACGGTGAAGGACCTCTTCCCGGTAAAGGGCATGCCCACCCACGCCGGAACCCGGGCCCCCCTGCCTCCCCTTCCCGAGGAGGCCCAGGCGGTAAGGCGCCTGCGGGAGGCCGGTGCCCTTCTCTTTGCCAAGACCAACATGCACGAGGTGGCCTTGGGGATCACCGGGGAAAACCCCTGGACTGGCCCCGTGCGTAACGCCTTAGACCCCAGCCGCCAAGCCGGGGGAAGCAGCAGCGGAAGCGCCGTGGCCGTGGCCCTGGGGATCGGCCTAGCCTCCTTAGGCTCGGACACCGGGGGGTCCATCCGCATTCCCGCGGCCTTCAACGGGGTGGTGGGCTTCAAGCCCTCCTACGGCCGGGTGAGCCTAGAAGGGGCCCTGCCCCTATCCCGCTCCACCGACCATGCGGGGCCCATCGCCAAGACGGTACGGGATGCCCACTTCCTCACGGAGATCCTGGCGGGGGAAAGCATCCTCCTCGAGGGCCCGCAAAACCCCACCTTCGGCGTGCCCCTGGACTTCCTGGAGGGCCGTCTAGGGGTGGGCGTGCGCAGGGCGTTCCAAAGCCTTTTGCAGGATCTGCCCTCACTAAGGGCCGAGGTGAAGGAGGTGTCCCTACCCCTCCCCGGGGTCTACGAGGTCTACACCCGCCTGGTGCGCTACGAGGCGGCCCGCATCCACGAAAAAGCCTTGAAAGAACACCCGGAAGGCTTCTCCCCCCAGGTGCGGGAGGCCCTTTTGGCGGGGCTTGCCCTCACGGAGAAGGACTACCGGGATGCGGTGGCGGAAAGGGAGGTCCTGCGCCTCCAGCTGGTGAAGGCCTTGCGGGGAGTGGATGCCCTCATCCTGCCCACCCAGCCCCTACCGGCCCCGCCCTTGGGCACGGAGGAGGTGGAGCTGGAATCGGGAAGGAAGGGCCACCGGGAGGCCTTCATCACCCTCACCCTGCCCTTTAGCCTCCTGGGGGTTCCCACCCTAACCCTCCCCTTCGCCCGGGTGGAGGGGATGCCCGTGGGGCTCCAGGTGGTGGGGCCCTATGCGGAGGATGGCCGGGTGCTGGCCATTGGGGGCTGGCTCGAGGCCCGGCTAAAGTAG
- a CDS encoding SLC13 family permease, which translates to MVLFQEIREGLSLLVLLLTYLGLALGGLPGYRMNRAGVALVGASFLLLLGVLDLEEAWGAMDAQTLTFLFGIMVLNAHLGYAGFFGLAAEGLLRLAKTPFALLLLLTFGSGLLSALFLNDTMALLLTPLVLSLTRGLGLNPVPYLLALMAAVNTGSLMTPTGNPQNLVVASLSGLSYLGFVAALWPVALLGLGLQVVLLALLYPEVRSLKPLPPMPPLRYRLHRPLLAKGLWVAGGLFLAFLLGYPMAQGALVAAGLLLFTRRLRSQRYFLRVDWELLLMFAALFMVTEGVRRLDLVEFLLPLAATPLGLLMGASLLSLMISNVPAVLLLAPLVQEPRDWLLLAGGSTLAGNLTLLASVANLIVAEGAGREGVRISLWEHLRLGLPLTLLTLGLLYALL; encoded by the coding sequence ATGGTGCTTTTCCAGGAGATAAGGGAGGGGCTTAGCCTCCTCGTCCTCCTCCTCACCTACCTGGGCCTGGCCCTGGGAGGGCTTCCCGGCTACCGCATGAACCGGGCGGGGGTGGCCTTGGTGGGGGCAAGCTTTTTGCTGCTCCTTGGGGTCCTGGACCTGGAGGAGGCCTGGGGGGCCATGGACGCCCAAACCCTCACCTTCCTCTTCGGCATCATGGTCCTAAACGCCCATCTAGGGTATGCGGGCTTCTTTGGCCTGGCGGCGGAAGGACTTTTGCGCCTGGCCAAGACCCCCTTTGCCCTTCTCCTGCTCCTTACCTTCGGTAGCGGCCTCCTCTCTGCCCTCTTCCTCAACGACACCATGGCCCTTCTCCTCACCCCCTTGGTCCTTTCCTTGACCCGGGGCCTGGGCTTGAACCCCGTGCCCTACCTCCTTGCCCTCATGGCGGCGGTCAACACGGGAAGCCTTATGACCCCCACGGGAAACCCCCAGAACCTCGTGGTGGCGAGCCTTTCCGGCCTCTCCTACCTGGGGTTTGTGGCGGCCCTCTGGCCCGTGGCCCTCTTGGGCCTAGGGCTCCAGGTGGTCCTTTTGGCCCTTCTTTACCCCGAGGTGCGCTCCCTCAAGCCCCTTCCCCCCATGCCCCCCTTGCGCTACCGGCTCCACCGCCCCCTTTTGGCCAAGGGGCTTTGGGTGGCAGGGGGGCTTTTCCTGGCCTTCCTCCTGGGTTATCCCATGGCCCAGGGGGCCCTGGTGGCGGCGGGGCTTCTCCTTTTCACCCGCAGGCTTCGCTCCCAGCGCTACTTCTTAAGGGTGGACTGGGAGCTTTTGCTGATGTTCGCTGCCCTCTTCATGGTCACCGAGGGGGTGCGAAGGCTGGACCTGGTGGAGTTCCTTCTGCCCCTGGCCGCCACCCCTTTGGGGCTTCTTATGGGTGCCTCCCTGCTTTCCTTGATGATTTCCAATGTGCCCGCGGTCTTGCTCCTGGCTCCCTTGGTGCAGGAGCCCCGGGACTGGCTTCTTCTGGCCGGGGGAAGCACCCTGGCGGGGAACCTCACCCTTCTTGCCAGCGTGGCCAACCTCATCGTGGCCGAGGGGGCGGGGAGGGAGGGGGTGAGGATTAGCCTTTGGGAACACTTGCGGCTGGGATTGCCCCTGACCCTTTTGACCCTGGGGTTGCTTTACGCCCTACTTTAG
- a CDS encoding TRAP transporter substrate-binding protein — MKRRDFLKKAGIGVAASAAFGPVFAQAQPTIRWRLASSFPKSLDTIFGAADVFAERVSALTGGRFQIRTYQAGEIVPGLQVMDAVQQGTVEVGHTASYYYVGKGAVFAFDTAVPFGLTARQQNAWMYYGGGIELFRPIYADFGIIQFPGGNTGAQMGGWFRKEIKGVADLKGLKMRIPGPGGQVMSRLGVVPQVLAGGDIYPALERGVVDAAEWVGPYDDEKLGFYKVAKYYYYPGWHEPGPMLSFYINLKEWQKLPKEYQQAIEVAAAEANLAMLAKYDQVNPPALQRLIKAGVRLRKWPADVMKAAQKAAFDWYEEEAAKDATYRKVYTAWKKFREEQYRWFGVAELGYASFAFPAL; from the coding sequence ATGAAGCGGCGTGACTTCTTGAAGAAAGCAGGTATCGGCGTAGCGGCTAGCGCAGCTTTCGGCCCGGTATTTGCCCAGGCCCAGCCCACCATAAGGTGGCGGCTAGCCAGTAGCTTCCCCAAGAGCCTGGACACCATCTTTGGGGCAGCGGACGTTTTTGCAGAGCGGGTTTCCGCCCTCACCGGCGGGCGCTTCCAGATCCGCACCTACCAAGCAGGGGAGATCGTGCCCGGGCTACAGGTGATGGATGCTGTGCAACAGGGTACGGTGGAGGTCGGCCACACCGCCAGCTATTACTATGTGGGCAAGGGGGCGGTTTTTGCCTTTGATACTGCGGTGCCCTTCGGCCTCACCGCCCGGCAGCAGAACGCCTGGATGTACTACGGGGGTGGTATTGAGCTTTTCCGGCCCATCTATGCGGATTTCGGCATCATCCAGTTCCCAGGCGGCAATACCGGGGCCCAGATGGGTGGCTGGTTCCGCAAGGAGATCAAGGGCGTGGCGGACCTCAAGGGCCTTAAGATGCGCATCCCTGGCCCCGGCGGCCAGGTGATGAGCCGGCTTGGGGTGGTACCCCAGGTGCTGGCGGGTGGGGACATCTACCCGGCCTTGGAGCGGGGTGTGGTGGATGCCGCCGAGTGGGTGGGTCCTTACGACGACGAGAAGCTGGGCTTCTACAAGGTGGCCAAGTACTACTACTACCCTGGTTGGCACGAGCCGGGGCCCATGCTTTCCTTCTACATCAACCTGAAGGAGTGGCAGAAGCTTCCCAAGGAGTACCAGCAGGCCATTGAGGTGGCGGCGGCTGAGGCCAACCTTGCCATGCTGGCCAAGTACGACCAGGTGAACCCTCCGGCCTTGCAACGTCTCATCAAGGCAGGGGTGCGCCTGCGCAAGTGGCCCGCCGACGTGATGAAGGCGGCCCAGAAGGCAGCCTTTGACTGGTACGAGGAGGAGGCGGCCAAGGACGCTACCTACCGTAAGGTTTACACCGCTTGGAAGAAGTTCCGGGAGGAGCAGTACCGCTGGTTTGGGGTGGCGGAGCTGGGCTACGCCAGCTTTGCCTTCCCGGCCCTCTGA
- a CDS encoding ribonuclease HII gives MEGLEASFWSLGLRVAGIDEAGRGAWAGPIVVGAVILPPGRYPFRDSKLLRPKERQRLAEEVKGVALAYALGIAEVAEVDRLGVLKATLLAARRALCLLDPPPEALVTDYLQVATSLPLLAPPKADQHSPSVAAASILAKVHRDRLMEELDRLYPGYGFARHKGYGTPEHQKALEVLGPSPVHRRRFTPVAQASLRFPEED, from the coding sequence ATGGAGGGCCTCGAGGCGTCCTTCTGGTCCCTGGGCCTAAGGGTGGCCGGGATAGACGAGGCGGGCCGGGGAGCCTGGGCGGGGCCCATCGTGGTGGGGGCGGTGATCCTACCGCCTGGCCGCTACCCCTTCCGGGATTCCAAGCTCCTAAGGCCCAAGGAGCGCCAGCGCCTGGCGGAGGAGGTGAAAGGGGTGGCCCTGGCCTACGCCTTGGGGATAGCGGAGGTGGCGGAGGTGGACCGGCTTGGGGTCCTGAAGGCCACCCTCTTGGCGGCAAGGAGGGCGCTATGCCTTCTGGACCCTCCGCCCGAGGCCTTGGTCACCGACTACCTCCAGGTGGCCACCTCCTTGCCCCTCCTGGCCCCTCCCAAGGCGGACCAGCATAGCCCCAGCGTGGCCGCGGCCAGCATCCTGGCCAAGGTGCACCGGGACCGGCTTATGGAGGAGTTGGACCGCCTTTACCCCGGTTATGGCTTTGCCCGGCACAAGGGATACGGCACCCCCGAGCACCAAAAGGCCCTCGAGGTCCTAGGACCATCGCCCGTGCACCGGAGGCGTTTCACCCCGGTGGCCCAGGCTTCTTTAAGGTTTCCTGAAGAGGACTAA
- a CDS encoding DUF4384 domain-containing protein, giving the protein MRILGLLLLGLLSACTVTLEGVTVSYRLDFTPTILRFEPDRGAGATYYVGEEVRFFLTLAEPGWISLVAIDPDGRTYEFDRFHLGRGTHVLPPGAYRYTVTPPRGLQRVRAIYTDSQPGNLRLEGVFTDWDARLRLYLETSSARRYQVAETYFYIR; this is encoded by the coding sequence ATGCGGATTTTGGGGCTTCTATTGTTGGGTCTACTTTCCGCCTGCACCGTGACCCTGGAGGGGGTCACGGTAAGCTACCGCTTGGACTTTACCCCAACCATCCTGCGCTTTGAGCCGGACCGGGGGGCAGGGGCCACCTATTACGTGGGGGAGGAGGTGCGCTTCTTCCTTACCCTGGCTGAACCCGGCTGGATAAGCCTGGTGGCCATAGATCCCGATGGGCGCACCTACGAGTTTGACCGCTTCCACCTGGGCCGGGGCACCCATGTCCTTCCCCCGGGGGCTTACCGCTATACGGTCACGCCGCCTCGAGGGCTCCAGCGGGTGCGGGCCATCTACACGGATAGCCAACCCGGGAACCTGCGCCTGGAAGGGGTGTTCACCGACTGGGATGCCCGGCTAAGGCTGTACTTGGAAACCTCTAGCGCCCGCCGCTACCAGGTGGCAGAAACCTACTTTTACATCCGGTGA
- a CDS encoding molybdopterin oxidoreductase family protein gives MKPRATCPLDCPDACSLLLTLEGGRLARVEGDPRHPITQGFACAKTYRYPERVQERLLHPMRRVGRKGEGRFERVSWEEALEAIAERLRAILDAHGGEAVLPYHYAGTMGLVENQHPLAFFRAIGASELEETICSTAGSAAWEMTYGPRLGPDPEEVPNARYILLWGINSLTTNSHLTPFLKEARRQGAKVVHIDPYENHTSRFAHEHLKLRPGTDAALAYALAHVLFREGLVDWSYLREAATGVEDFQREAEAWPPERAEALTGVPKEAIERLAREMGEAKRVFLRVGYGMTRHPGGGNALRAVILLPALLGAWRYPGCGALLSTSGAFALNKRFLGGRHLLEGDRPHRGYFRPNPGVRRINMNQLASALTQLDPPIRALFVFNSNPLVVAPDTGRVKEGLLREDLFTVVLEQVQTETALFADYLLPATFFYEHPDLYTSYGHYYLSWNEPLAEPEGEARPNTWVFRELSQRLGLEEPTLYWTAEEVARSLLATDHPHLEGITLERLKEEGFVKLKLPKPFLPFQKGPVRFSPPPEVIPTKALPGYPLILLTPPAHRFLNTTYGNVRALVEAEGGEPRLLIHPEDARERGITDGMLVYIHSPQGRVVRKAQVTEAPMPGTVVLEGTWWEKWAPDGKGINHLTTEALTDLGGGSTFHSTPVEVEPLRLA, from the coding sequence ATGAAACCCCGCGCCACCTGCCCCCTGGACTGCCCGGATGCCTGTAGCCTCCTCCTCACCCTGGAAGGGGGCCGCCTCGCCCGGGTGGAGGGCGACCCCCGCCACCCCATCACCCAAGGCTTCGCCTGCGCCAAAACCTACCGGTATCCAGAAAGGGTACAGGAACGCCTCCTCCACCCCATGCGCCGGGTGGGGAGGAAGGGGGAGGGCCGCTTTGAAAGGGTTTCCTGGGAGGAGGCCCTGGAAGCCATCGCCGAAAGGCTTAGGGCCATCCTGGACGCCCACGGCGGGGAGGCCGTCCTCCCCTACCACTATGCCGGCACCATGGGCCTTGTGGAAAACCAGCATCCTTTGGCCTTCTTCCGGGCCATCGGGGCCAGCGAGCTAGAGGAAACCATCTGCTCCACCGCCGGAAGTGCCGCCTGGGAGATGACCTACGGCCCCAGGCTGGGCCCGGATCCCGAGGAGGTGCCCAACGCCCGCTATATCCTCCTTTGGGGCATCAACAGCCTCACCACCAACAGCCACCTCACCCCCTTCCTCAAGGAGGCGCGAAGGCAAGGGGCCAAGGTGGTGCACATAGACCCCTACGAGAACCACACGAGCCGCTTCGCCCATGAGCACCTCAAGCTCCGCCCTGGCACCGACGCCGCCTTGGCCTACGCCCTGGCCCACGTGCTCTTCCGCGAGGGCCTGGTGGACTGGTCGTACCTAAGGGAGGCCGCCACCGGGGTGGAGGACTTCCAAAGGGAGGCCGAGGCCTGGCCTCCAGAAAGGGCCGAGGCCCTTACCGGGGTGCCCAAGGAGGCCATAGAACGCCTGGCCCGGGAGATGGGGGAGGCCAAGCGGGTCTTCCTCCGGGTGGGCTACGGCATGACCCGGCACCCAGGAGGGGGGAATGCCCTAAGGGCCGTCATCCTCCTTCCCGCCCTCCTGGGGGCCTGGCGCTACCCAGGGTGCGGGGCGTTGCTTTCCACCAGCGGGGCCTTTGCCCTCAACAAGCGCTTCCTTGGGGGCAGGCACCTTCTAGAAGGAGATCGCCCCCACAGGGGCTACTTCCGGCCCAACCCCGGGGTGCGCCGGATCAACATGAACCAGCTGGCCAGCGCCCTAACCCAGCTTGACCCCCCCATCCGGGCCCTTTTCGTCTTCAACTCCAACCCCCTGGTGGTAGCCCCGGACACGGGAAGGGTCAAGGAGGGGCTTTTGCGGGAGGACCTTTTCACCGTGGTGCTGGAACAGGTCCAGACGGAAACCGCCCTTTTTGCCGACTACCTCCTGCCCGCCACCTTCTTCTACGAGCACCCAGACCTCTACACCAGCTATGGGCACTACTACCTCTCCTGGAACGAGCCCCTGGCTGAGCCTGAAGGGGAGGCCCGGCCCAACACCTGGGTCTTCCGGGAACTTTCCCAGCGGCTTGGCCTCGAGGAACCCACCCTCTACTGGACGGCGGAGGAGGTGGCAAGAAGCCTCCTTGCCACGGACCACCCCCACCTGGAGGGCATCACCCTGGAAAGGCTAAAGGAGGAGGGCTTCGTGAAGCTAAAGCTTCCCAAGCCCTTCCTCCCCTTCCAGAAAGGACCGGTGCGCTTCAGCCCACCCCCTGAGGTCATTCCCACGAAGGCCCTTCCCGGCTACCCCCTCATCCTCCTCACCCCCCCGGCCCACCGCTTCCTCAACACCACCTATGGGAATGTCCGGGCCCTGGTGGAGGCGGAAGGGGGCGAGCCCAGGCTCCTCATCCACCCAGAGGACGCAAGGGAGCGGGGGATCACCGACGGCATGCTGGTCTACATCCACTCCCCCCAAGGGAGGGTGGTGCGCAAGGCCCAGGTCACGGAGGCTCCCATGCCGGGGACGGTGGTCCTCGAGGGCACCTGGTGGGAGAAGTGGGCCCCAGATGGCAAGGGGATCAACCACCTCACCACGGAGGCCCTCACCGACTTAGGGGGTGGCAGCACCTTCCACTCCACCCCGGTGGAGGTGGAGCCCCTCCGCCTGGCCTGA
- a CDS encoding carboxylesterase/lipase family protein, with translation MGPLALLMASALALGLALAQEVVVQTPLGPAQGQVEKGAIAFYGLPYGEAGRFQAPRPVASWPRGVGRERVACPQVPGTTARLGGYIPPQREDCLVLNLFLPLGPPPPGGFPVMAYLHGGGFTSGSAAEPVYGGHLLAREGVVVVSLNYRLGPLGFLALPALAKEDPKAVGNYGLLDVIEALRFIQRYIAYFGGNPNNVTLFGESAGGMLACTLLATPEAQGLFHKAILQSGGCQEVGPLEKDMAFGERWARSLGCAPEDPACLRSLPLGRLFPAAGPPGLPDITASALGFPLSPFKPHLGPLLPESPEEALKRGRAQGIPLLAGANAEELTFPGLAWLLGPRTWEEFGKRLSAQGLTPKQREALERVYQKRFSDPKTAWGQVQTDLLLLCPSLKAAKVQAPFAPTYAYLFTFRIPGFEGLVAFHGLELAPLFGNLEEMPFLPLFLSTEAREKAEALGKRMRRYWVGFAREGEPWGWPNWPEYGEGYLLRLDDPPGLLPDPFEERCGPLEALGLL, from the coding sequence ATGGGCCCCCTTGCCCTCCTTATGGCCTCCGCGCTGGCGCTGGGCCTGGCCCTAGCCCAGGAGGTGGTGGTCCAGACCCCCTTGGGCCCAGCCCAAGGCCAGGTGGAAAAGGGAGCCATCGCTTTCTATGGGCTTCCCTATGGGGAGGCGGGCCGCTTCCAAGCCCCTAGGCCCGTGGCCTCCTGGCCTCGAGGGGTGGGAAGGGAGCGGGTGGCCTGCCCCCAAGTCCCCGGGACCACGGCCCGGCTAGGGGGCTACATCCCCCCACAGCGGGAAGACTGCCTGGTTCTCAACCTATTCCTGCCCTTGGGACCCCCGCCCCCAGGGGGGTTCCCGGTGATGGCCTACCTGCACGGGGGCGGTTTCACCTCAGGAAGCGCCGCCGAGCCCGTTTACGGGGGGCATCTTCTCGCCCGGGAAGGGGTGGTGGTGGTTTCCCTAAACTACCGCCTAGGCCCTTTGGGGTTTTTGGCCCTCCCTGCCTTGGCGAAGGAAGATCCCAAGGCCGTGGGCAACTACGGGCTTTTAGATGTGATAGAGGCCCTGCGCTTTATCCAGCGTTACATCGCCTACTTTGGCGGCAATCCCAATAACGTCACCCTCTTCGGGGAATCGGCTGGAGGCATGCTGGCCTGCACCCTGCTGGCCACCCCGGAGGCCCAAGGGCTATTCCACAAGGCCATCCTCCAATCGGGAGGATGCCAAGAGGTGGGCCCCCTGGAGAAGGATATGGCCTTTGGGGAAAGGTGGGCCAGGAGCCTGGGCTGCGCCCCCGAGGATCCAGCCTGCCTTAGATCCTTGCCCCTAGGGCGCCTCTTCCCCGCGGCAGGCCCCCCGGGCCTTCCCGACATCACCGCCTCGGCCCTGGGCTTCCCCCTTTCCCCCTTTAAGCCCCACCTGGGCCCCCTGCTACCGGAAAGCCCCGAGGAGGCCCTGAAAAGGGGCCGGGCCCAAGGCATCCCCCTCCTGGCAGGGGCCAACGCGGAGGAGCTCACCTTTCCCGGCCTGGCCTGGCTTCTGGGACCCAGGACCTGGGAGGAGTTCGGCAAGAGGCTCTCTGCCCAAGGCCTCACCCCAAAACAGCGAGAGGCCTTGGAAAGGGTGTACCAAAAGCGTTTTTCCGATCCCAAAACCGCCTGGGGCCAGGTGCAAACCGATCTTCTTCTCCTCTGCCCTTCCCTGAAAGCCGCCAAGGTCCAGGCCCCTTTCGCCCCCACCTACGCCTACCTCTTCACCTTCCGCATCCCTGGCTTCGAGGGCCTGGTGGCCTTCCACGGCCTGGAGCTGGCCCCCCTTTTTGGGAACCTCGAGGAGATGCCCTTTCTCCCCCTCTTTCTTAGCACCGAGGCCCGGGAAAAGGCCGAGGCCCTGGGCAAGCGCATGCGCCGCTACTGGGTGGGCTTCGCCCGGGAGGGGGAGCCATGGGGCTGGCCCAACTGGCCCGAGTACGGAGAGGGCTACCTCCTCCGTTTGGACGACCCCCCAGGCCTCCTCCCCGATCCTTTTGAGGAAAGGTGCGGTCCCCTCGAGGCCCTTGGGCTACTATAG
- the thiI gene encoding tRNA uracil 4-sulfurtransferase ThiI, with protein METLLLVNLFHELALKGGNRPFFLKRAKAHVKEALKGTGARLEAEWPMALLFRLPQEAWPEAKERLKDTLGVEGFARVLRTPPDLKALEAALEAVLLEERFQSFRITAKRSDKTFPLTSPEIERLLGAFVKEKTGAKVQLKGAEREWVVRVLPNAALLEVERHPGPGGLPPGVSGKVVALLSGGMDSPVAAYRLMRRGAKVVLVHFHPFPLLSGGSREKAKAIAERLARFQHRIRLHLVPFSEVQREIIVKTPKAYRVVLYRRYMLRIAEAIAQEEGALALGTGDSLGQVASQTLENLYVVNQAATLPVFRPLVGLDKVEIKAEAERIGTYPISILPDEECCTLFAPKHPVTRAQLSVVLEAERHLNTEALIALALKDREVVRYTWPGQKPLPKAQGEAPIMGHGPLDG; from the coding sequence ATGGAAACCCTGCTTCTGGTGAACCTTTTCCACGAGCTGGCCCTAAAAGGGGGCAACCGCCCCTTTTTCCTGAAGAGAGCCAAGGCCCACGTGAAAGAGGCCCTTAAGGGGACAGGGGCCAGGCTGGAGGCGGAGTGGCCCATGGCCCTTCTCTTCCGCCTGCCCCAGGAAGCCTGGCCCGAGGCCAAGGAACGCCTGAAGGACACCTTGGGGGTGGAGGGTTTCGCCCGGGTCCTGCGCACGCCTCCGGACCTCAAGGCCCTCGAGGCGGCCCTGGAGGCGGTCCTTCTGGAGGAGCGTTTCCAAAGCTTCCGCATCACCGCCAAGCGCTCCGACAAAACCTTCCCCCTAACCTCCCCGGAGATCGAGCGCCTCCTGGGCGCCTTCGTGAAGGAGAAGACGGGGGCCAAGGTGCAGCTCAAGGGGGCGGAACGGGAGTGGGTGGTGCGCGTCCTGCCCAATGCCGCCCTTCTGGAGGTGGAGCGCCACCCGGGGCCCGGAGGGCTTCCCCCTGGAGTCTCCGGAAAGGTGGTGGCCCTCCTTTCCGGGGGGATGGACTCCCCGGTGGCCGCCTACCGCCTCATGCGCCGGGGGGCGAAGGTGGTCCTGGTGCACTTCCACCCTTTCCCTCTCCTCTCCGGCGGGAGCCGGGAAAAGGCCAAGGCCATCGCCGAGCGCCTGGCCCGCTTCCAGCACCGCATCCGCCTGCACCTGGTTCCCTTTAGCGAGGTGCAAAGGGAGATCATCGTCAAGACCCCCAAGGCCTACCGGGTGGTCCTCTACCGCCGCTACATGCTTCGCATCGCCGAGGCCATCGCCCAAGAGGAAGGGGCCTTGGCCCTTGGCACGGGAGACAGCCTAGGCCAGGTGGCCTCACAAACCCTGGAGAATCTCTATGTGGTAAACCAGGCCGCTACCCTTCCCGTCTTCCGTCCCCTGGTGGGTTTGGACAAGGTGGAGATCAAGGCTGAGGCGGAGCGCATCGGCACCTACCCCATCTCCATCCTCCCCGACGAGGAGTGTTGCACCCTCTTCGCCCCCAAGCACCCCGTGACCCGGGCCCAGCTTTCCGTGGTCCTCGAGGCGGAACGCCACCTAAATACCGAGGCCCTCATCGCCTTGGCCCTCAAGGACCGGGAGGTGGTGCGCTACACCTGGCCAGGGCAAAAACCCCTACCGAAGGCCCAAGGGGAGGCCCCTATAATGGGGCATGGACCTCTTGACGGCTAA
- a CDS encoding GNAT family N-acetyltransferase — MWSFPPSLEGRYVRLEPLSLSHLPGFQAHFDPEVYRHMSHRVRDLEDLRAHLQALLAEPGRVNWAVFLEGRLAGRISVIAPDPQNRKLEIGTLIFKPFWGSPANKEAKYLLLRHAFEVLQAERVQFKVDPLNLRSQRALESLGAVREGVLRRNRLLSDGTFRDDLVYSLLREEWPGVKVRLAERLYGAFPGDKGGA, encoded by the coding sequence ATGTGGTCCTTCCCCCCGAGCCTCGAGGGCCGGTATGTCCGCCTAGAACCCCTATCCCTTTCCCACCTCCCCGGCTTCCAAGCCCACTTTGACCCCGAGGTCTACCGCCATATGAGCCATAGGGTAAGGGACCTGGAGGACCTAAGGGCGCACCTCCAAGCCCTCCTTGCCGAGCCCGGCCGGGTGAACTGGGCTGTTTTCTTGGAGGGGAGGCTGGCCGGGCGGATCTCCGTTATCGCGCCGGACCCGCAAAACCGCAAGCTGGAGATCGGCACCCTCATCTTCAAACCCTTCTGGGGAAGCCCCGCCAACAAGGAGGCCAAGTACCTTCTCTTGCGCCACGCCTTTGAGGTGCTCCAGGCGGAACGGGTGCAGTTTAAGGTGGACCCCTTGAACCTGCGAAGCCAAAGGGCCTTGGAGTCCTTGGGGGCGGTGCGGGAAGGGGTCTTGAGGCGGAACCGCCTGCTTTCTGACGGCACCTTCCGCGATGACCTCGTCTACAGCCTCCTGCGGGAGGAGTGGCCTGGGGTAAAGGTCCGGCTGGCGGAGAGGCTATATGGTGCTTTTCCAGGAGATAAGGGAGGGGCTTAG